A single genomic interval of Tursiops truncatus isolate mTurTru1 chromosome 1, mTurTru1.mat.Y, whole genome shotgun sequence harbors:
- the S100A8 gene encoding protein S100-A8, producing the protein MLTDLETAMNSLIEVYHKYSLVKGNYHAIYRDDLKKLLETECPKFMTKKDVGTWFKELDINEDGALNFQEFLSLVIKVGLAAHEDIHKE; encoded by the exons ATGCTGACGGACCTGGAGACTGCCATGAACTCCCTCATTGAGGTCTACCACAAGTACTCCCTGGTGAAAGGGAATTACCACGCCATCTATAGGGATGACTTGAAGAAATTGTTAGAGACGGAGTGTCCTAAGTTTATGACg AAAAAGGATGTAGGCACCTGGTTCAAAGAGTTGGACATCAATGAGGATGGTGCACTTAACTTCCAGGAGTTCCTCTCACTGGTAATAAAGGTGGGCCTGGCAGCCCATGAAGACATTCACAAAGAATAA